The following coding sequences lie in one Nonomuraea muscovyensis genomic window:
- a CDS encoding acyl-CoA dehydrogenase yields the protein MAIGLNEEHEALRKSVSGWAERNIPAELLRSAADGSAGERPPFWGGLADQGLLGLHLPEEAGGSGYGLLEAAVAIEALAERMAPGPYVPTVLAGAVVHASKRHELLPALADGTLTGAVALTGTLTGTRDGDGALVVSGTAEPVLGGALADVLVLPVSTAEGEEWVALDAAAATVTALKSLDLTRSAARVELAGVSVPAERVLEGVERSGVLTLAAILLGAEATGLASWCVRSAAEYAKVRVQFGRPIGQFQGIKHKLSRMLVALEQARATVWDATRAEGPELEYAAAVAAVMAPDAAVLCAKDAIQTFGGIGYTFEHDVHLYYRRALTLRALLGPSAGWAATVTALALRGVAREMEIDLPEDAAPLRESIRAEIAEIKELEGAEQKRALAARGFVMPHLPKPWGRAAAPLEQVLIAQELKAARVRLPAMIIGAWVVPSIVSYGTTEQQERFLPKTLSGEMIWCQLFSEPGAGSDLASLQMKADKVEGGWRLNGQKIWTSVAHVAEWGICIARNSSEGSKHEGITYFLVDMKAPGVTVRPLTEMTGENLFNEVFLDDVFVPDELVVGEVGQGWKVARNTLSNERVSLSSGSGGTGASVSDLLGLVGRLGRELTPAEEHRLAEVICEAHSINALSLRVTLKQLAGAEPGADASVRKLLSTSHAQHVSEAAVSLLGPAAVVAADMSLGDAGYWNRAVLATRAMTIYGGTTEVQLNIIAERMLGLPRDPEPGR from the coding sequence ATGGCGATCGGGTTGAACGAGGAGCACGAGGCGCTCCGTAAGTCGGTGAGCGGCTGGGCCGAGCGGAACATCCCCGCCGAGCTGCTCCGCTCCGCCGCTGACGGGTCCGCCGGCGAGCGCCCGCCCTTCTGGGGGGGCCTCGCCGACCAGGGGCTGCTCGGCCTGCACCTGCCCGAGGAGGCCGGCGGGTCCGGCTACGGGCTGCTGGAGGCGGCGGTCGCGATCGAGGCGCTGGCCGAGCGGATGGCGCCCGGCCCCTACGTGCCGACCGTGCTGGCCGGCGCCGTCGTCCACGCCTCCAAGCGGCACGAGCTGCTGCCCGCGCTCGCCGACGGCACGCTCACCGGCGCGGTCGCGCTGACGGGCACGCTCACCGGCACCCGCGACGGCGACGGCGCGCTGGTCGTGTCCGGCACGGCCGAGCCGGTGCTGGGCGGCGCCCTGGCCGACGTGCTGGTGCTGCCCGTCTCCACCGCCGAGGGCGAGGAGTGGGTCGCGCTCGACGCCGCCGCCGCGACCGTCACCGCGCTGAAGTCGCTCGACCTGACCCGGTCGGCGGCCAGGGTCGAGCTGGCGGGCGTGAGTGTGCCCGCCGAGCGGGTGCTGGAGGGAGTCGAGCGCTCCGGCGTGCTCACCCTGGCGGCCATCCTGCTGGGGGCCGAGGCGACGGGGCTGGCGTCGTGGTGCGTGCGGTCGGCCGCCGAGTACGCCAAGGTACGCGTCCAGTTCGGCCGCCCGATCGGCCAGTTCCAGGGCATCAAGCACAAGCTGTCGCGGATGCTCGTCGCGCTGGAGCAGGCCCGCGCCACCGTCTGGGACGCCACCCGCGCCGAGGGCCCCGAGCTGGAGTACGCCGCCGCCGTCGCCGCCGTGATGGCGCCCGACGCGGCCGTCCTGTGCGCCAAGGACGCCATCCAGACCTTCGGCGGCATCGGCTACACCTTCGAGCACGACGTCCACCTCTACTACCGCCGCGCTCTGACGCTGCGCGCCCTGCTCGGCCCGTCCGCCGGGTGGGCTGCCACCGTCACCGCGCTGGCCCTGCGGGGCGTCGCCCGGGAGATGGAGATCGACCTGCCCGAGGACGCCGCGCCGCTGCGCGAGTCCATCCGCGCCGAGATCGCCGAGATCAAGGAGCTGGAGGGCGCGGAGCAGAAGCGGGCGCTGGCGGCGCGCGGGTTCGTCATGCCGCACCTGCCCAAGCCGTGGGGCCGCGCCGCCGCGCCGCTGGAGCAGGTGCTCATCGCGCAGGAGCTGAAGGCCGCGCGGGTCAGACTCCCCGCCATGATCATCGGCGCGTGGGTGGTGCCGTCCATCGTCTCGTACGGCACGACCGAGCAGCAGGAGCGCTTCCTGCCCAAGACGCTCAGCGGCGAGATGATCTGGTGCCAGCTCTTCTCCGAGCCGGGCGCCGGCTCCGACCTGGCCTCGCTGCAGATGAAGGCCGACAAGGTCGAGGGCGGCTGGCGGCTGAACGGCCAGAAGATCTGGACCTCCGTCGCCCACGTCGCCGAGTGGGGCATCTGCATCGCCCGCAACTCCTCCGAGGGCTCCAAGCACGAGGGCATCACGTACTTCCTCGTGGACATGAAGGCCCCCGGCGTGACGGTCCGGCCGCTGACCGAGATGACCGGCGAGAACCTGTTCAACGAGGTCTTCCTGGACGACGTGTTCGTGCCCGACGAACTGGTCGTCGGCGAGGTCGGCCAGGGCTGGAAGGTGGCGCGCAACACGCTGTCGAACGAGCGCGTCTCGCTGTCGTCCGGTTCCGGCGGCACCGGTGCGTCGGTGTCCGACCTGCTCGGGCTGGTCGGCCGGCTCGGGCGGGAGCTGACCCCCGCCGAGGAGCACCGGCTCGCGGAGGTGATCTGCGAGGCGCACTCGATCAACGCGCTGTCGCTGCGGGTGACGCTGAAGCAGCTCGCCGGGGCGGAGCCGGGAGCCGACGCCTCGGTGCGCAAGCTGCTGTCCACCTCGCACGCCCAGCACGTCTCCGAGGCGGCCGTCTCCCTGCTGGGGCCGGCGGCCGTGGTGGCGGCCGACATGTCGCTCGGCGACGCGGGCTACTGGAACCGGGCCGTGCTGGCCACCCGGGCGATGACCATCTACGGCGGCACGACCGAGGTACAGCTCAACATCATCGCCGAGCGCATGCTCGGCCTGCCCCGGGACCCCGAGCCCGGCAGGTGA
- a CDS encoding glycosyltransferase family 4 protein: MNVAVVNWRDPWHPAAGGAETYAWEMARRLAAAGHRVCFVTARAPGQRAAEGIDGVRIARMGGAFTVYGRVLLWLLVRRDLFDAVLDCQNGIPFFTPWVLSRRTRVICVVHHVHDRQFGVHLPRWLAAVGRFLEGPVSRRTYRRHDSVAVSPSTVTAMRERLGWTGPIHIIPNGVTVTTAPPVRRSPAPRLVCVGRLVAHKRVGLLLDAVPELRRRWPGLTVDVVGRGPEEAALRARLPEGVTLHGYLSEPDKERLIASAWLQVTASQGEGWGLCVLEAAALGVPTLAFDVDGLRDAVRHGETGWLVPESADGADGAVDLAKGIAAALDELHDELHDGRREAYAARCRDWAARFRWDRSAGHLAALMLGRTPPAWEER; encoded by the coding sequence GTGAACGTAGCCGTCGTCAACTGGCGTGATCCGTGGCATCCGGCAGCCGGTGGCGCCGAGACGTACGCCTGGGAGATGGCCCGCCGCCTGGCCGCGGCGGGTCACCGGGTCTGCTTCGTCACGGCCCGCGCCCCCGGCCAGCGGGCCGCCGAGGGGATCGACGGGGTGCGGATCGCCCGCATGGGCGGCGCCTTCACCGTCTACGGCCGGGTGCTGCTGTGGCTGCTGGTCCGGCGCGACCTGTTCGACGCGGTGCTCGACTGCCAGAACGGCATCCCGTTCTTCACCCCGTGGGTGCTGTCCCGCCGTACCCGGGTGATCTGCGTCGTGCACCACGTGCACGACCGGCAGTTCGGCGTGCACCTGCCGCGCTGGCTGGCGGCCGTCGGCAGGTTCCTGGAGGGGCCGGTCTCCCGCCGGACCTACCGGCGGCACGACAGCGTGGCCGTGTCGCCCTCGACGGTGACCGCCATGCGCGAGCGACTCGGCTGGACCGGGCCCATCCACATCATCCCCAACGGCGTGACCGTGACCACCGCGCCGCCGGTCCGGCGGAGCCCCGCCCCGCGCCTGGTCTGCGTGGGCCGGCTCGTCGCGCACAAGCGGGTCGGCCTGCTGCTCGACGCGGTGCCGGAGCTGCGGCGGCGCTGGCCCGGCCTCACCGTGGACGTCGTCGGCCGCGGCCCGGAGGAGGCGGCGCTGCGCGCCCGGCTGCCCGAGGGCGTCACGCTGCACGGCTACCTGTCCGAGCCGGACAAGGAACGCCTCATCGCCTCCGCCTGGCTGCAGGTGACCGCCTCACAGGGCGAGGGCTGGGGGCTGTGCGTGCTGGAGGCCGCCGCGCTGGGCGTCCCCACGCTCGCCTTCGACGTGGACGGCCTGCGCGACGCCGTACGGCACGGCGAGACGGGCTGGCTCGTGCCCGAGAGCGCCGACGGCGCGGACGGCGCGGTCGACCTCGCCAAGGGCATCGCCGCGGCCCTGGATGAATTGCACGACGAACTGCACGACGGGCGGCGCGAGGCCTACGCCGCGCGATGCCGCGACTGGGCGGCCCGGTTCCGCTGGGACCGCAGCGCCGGACACCTGGCCGCCCTCATGCTCGGACGGACCCCGCCCGCCTGGGAGGAACGGTGA
- a CDS encoding glycosyltransferase, with the protein MPPSLQGDERTSRRPLLEIVIPAYNEEGRLPGGLLQLCAKLARMPFPTAVTVVDNDSTDATAEIVRTWPRGPVPVRLVECPIPGKGAAVRAGLLQTRAPFVGFCDADMATDLSAIDVAFGLLLTGERVVVGSRAHAFSDVENRHSRIRELGAVGFRSLAKVLVRGVSDTQCGFKFFDGPLVREVAARLRTPGFAFDVELLARCAERGASVHEIPVQWRDMPGSRFSPARHSAGILLELGRIWLTLRTEPRTAARPAWEPPLDPVGYP; encoded by the coding sequence ATGCCGCCCTCCCTCCAAGGGGACGAGAGGACGAGTCGACGACCACTGCTCGAGATCGTCATTCCCGCGTACAACGAGGAAGGACGACTCCCCGGGGGGCTCTTGCAGCTGTGCGCGAAGCTTGCCCGCATGCCGTTCCCGACCGCCGTCACCGTCGTCGACAACGACAGCACGGACGCCACCGCCGAGATCGTCAGGACCTGGCCGCGGGGACCGGTGCCGGTCCGCCTGGTCGAGTGCCCGATCCCCGGCAAGGGCGCCGCCGTCCGCGCCGGGCTGCTGCAGACCCGCGCGCCCTTCGTCGGCTTCTGCGACGCCGACATGGCCACCGACCTCAGTGCGATCGACGTCGCCTTCGGCCTGCTGCTCACCGGTGAGCGCGTGGTCGTCGGCTCGCGGGCGCACGCCTTCTCCGACGTGGAGAACCGGCACAGCCGCATCCGCGAGCTGGGCGCCGTCGGCTTCCGCTCGCTCGCCAAGGTGCTGGTGCGCGGGGTGAGCGACACGCAGTGCGGGTTCAAGTTCTTCGACGGCCCGCTCGTCCGCGAGGTGGCCGCCCGGCTGCGCACCCCCGGCTTCGCCTTCGACGTCGAACTGCTCGCCCGGTGCGCCGAGCGCGGCGCGAGCGTCCACGAGATCCCGGTGCAGTGGCGCGACATGCCCGGCTCGCGCTTCTCACCGGCCCGGCACAGCGCCGGCATCCTGCTGGAGCTCGGCAGGATCTGGCTGACGCTGCGCACCGAGCCGCGCACCGCCGCGCGGCCCGCCTGGGAGCCGCCGCTCGACCCCGTCGGATATCCGTGA